GGAGCTTCTGCCTGCGCTTTTGACGATGAAGGTACGCCCACCAGTCGCAAAGTGTTTATCGAGCAAGGCACTGTACGCGGCTTTTATTGGGATCGTCGTTGGGCTGCACGGGCTGGTTGCGAGTCTACTGGTAACGGTTTCCGGGGTGGTTTGTCTCGTCCTAGCCCGGATTTGGTAAATCTGTGTTTTGCTCCTGGTAAGACTTCTACGGCTGATTTAATTGCCAATATGGATGAAGGGGTAATTGTGGATCAGGTTTTGGGTGCTGGACAGTCGAATCAACTGGCGGGAGAGTTCTCAGTAAACCTGGATTTAGGTTACAAGGTGGAAAAAGGCAAAATTGTCGGTCGGGTGAAGAATACTATGGTGGCTGGTAGTATTTTTGAGGCTTTTAAAAATTTGGTGGATTTGGGAGATACGCCCGAATGGGTTGGCGGCGGTAGTTATTTGCCTTGTATGTTGTTTGAAGGTTTGGGTGTGGCGGCGCGACATGGGTAAATGAAGCGCACAAGGAAGGACGCGAAGAGAACAAAGAGCAAGGAGGAGAAAGAGTGAGGTTAGCTGTGTTGGAATTTGGCGATGTGTTGGCGAGGATGCGGGTTCTCTGGGTGATGCTGTTGGCGGTGCTTTTGCTTTCGGGTTGCGTTCAGTATGATGCTGGGGTGAATTTCGAGAGTCCGAATAAAGGTGAGATTGTACAGCATATTAAGTTGCGGGAACAGCTGACGGCTTTTAGCAGCGAACAGGCGCAGGATTGGTTAAATAGTCTTGAGAGTCGCGCAAAGCAACTTTCTGGGAAAGTTAAGCGCATCTCGAAAGAGGAAGTTATTCTGACGGTTCCGTTTGCTAGCGGTCGGGAGTTGGAGGAGAAGTTTAATGAGTTTTTTAATCCTCCAGTGAAGAAGGGTTCCCAACCTGCGACGGATTTGCCAACGATTAAGTCTAATTTGAGTTTGACTCAGGGTAACT
This Funiculus sociatus GB2-C1 DNA region includes the following protein-coding sequences:
- a CDS encoding DUF3153 domain-containing protein; this translates as MRLAVLEFGDVLARMRVLWVMLLAVLLLSGCVQYDAGVNFESPNKGEIVQHIKLREQLTAFSSEQAQDWLNSLESRAKQLSGKVKRISKEEVILTVPFASGRELEEKFNEFFNPPVKKGSQPATDLPTIKSNLSLTQGNFIFWVRNRLSYDLDLRSLGVLSTDGNVIVSPGSLFDLDFSLKTPWGAKSVDNSTTAIAPVVSDKGHELVWKLNPGEVNHIEAVFWLPNPLGIGTLVIILLVVAGFYFKGKNSPGSGTVSVTPPAVPQS